In Candidatus Neomarinimicrobiota bacterium, a single window of DNA contains:
- the atpH gene encoding ATP synthase F1 subunit delta, translated as MKLNRKIKRYGEALYTASTKMEAVEEVYQSLSFVTQLLKQDASFRAFFHTRRIDSHQKDAIVGKVLGSNSHPLVSTLFGILSEKREYRLMSGIHRWVKSRRERELNLLAVTAYTAEKLNEDEIGNITQALESSMAKRVEMSAETDGSLLGGIKLRMGNLFLDGSLQGQLARLKSGLI; from the coding sequence ATGAAGCTTAACCGCAAGATAAAACGTTACGGGGAAGCGCTCTATACCGCCTCTACTAAAATGGAGGCAGTTGAAGAGGTGTACCAATCCCTATCTTTTGTTACCCAGCTTTTAAAGCAAGATGCTTCCTTTCGCGCTTTCTTCCATACTCGGAGAATTGATAGTCACCAGAAAGATGCCATAGTCGGCAAAGTGCTGGGTAGTAATTCTCACCCGCTTGTATCAACACTTTTTGGCATTCTTTCTGAGAAAAGAGAATATCGCCTCATGAGTGGCATTCACCGTTGGGTAAAATCAAGACGGGAGCGAGAATTGAATTTGCTGGCAGTAACAGCCTACACAGCGGAAAAGCTGAACGAAGATGAAATTGGTAATATTACACAGGCGCTTGAATCGTCTATGGCTAAACGAGTTGAAATGTCAGCTGAAACAGATGGGTCCCTCCTCGGTGGAATCAAGTTGCGCATGGGCAATCTCTTTTTAGATGGTTCTCTTCAGGGTCAACTTGCGAGATTGAAGAGCGGATTGATATAA
- the atpF gene encoding F0F1 ATP synthase subunit B: MDNPLVQLDPGLYVWTILTFLLLFFLLAKFAWKPLLKALSEREEKIRSSLEKADEAQQKLERLSAEGEKIIGKARAEAQSIVSNGKVVAEKVRDEIEAKAKEKAKTIVAQAGKQITAEKEQAISDIRGEVASLSIQIAGKLIRKNLSKKDNMVLIKESLEKAEKVNEA; the protein is encoded by the coding sequence ATGGATAATCCGCTCGTTCAGCTAGATCCTGGACTTTACGTCTGGACCATTCTCACCTTTCTGCTGCTTTTTTTCCTCCTGGCAAAATTCGCCTGGAAGCCGCTTCTCAAGGCACTATCGGAAAGAGAGGAGAAGATTCGTTCCTCTCTGGAAAAGGCTGATGAGGCTCAGCAGAAACTGGAACGCCTCAGTGCCGAGGGCGAAAAGATTATCGGCAAAGCACGCGCCGAAGCCCAGTCCATCGTGTCTAACGGCAAAGTGGTAGCTGAAAAGGTCCGGGATGAGATTGAGGCGAAAGCGAAAGAGAAAGCCAAAACTATCGTAGCCCAGGCTGGAAAACAGATTACCGCTGAAAAGGAGCAGGCTATTAGCGACATACGCGGTGAAGTGGCGTCACTTTCCATTCAGATTGCCGGAAAGCTCATTCGTAAAAATCTCTCCAAAAAAGACAATATGGTACTTATCAAGGAATCTCTTGAAAAGGCGGAGAAGGTTAATGAAGCTTAA
- a CDS encoding F0F1 ATP synthase subunit C has product MEATAFIPLGMGAAVIGAGLGIGKLAAAAAESIARQPEAASEITAAVNLPLFLLEGVAIIALALTFATLFFK; this is encoded by the coding sequence ATGGAAGCCACAGCCTTTATTCCGTTGGGTATGGGAGCCGCCGTCATAGGCGCCGGATTAGGTATTGGAAAGCTGGCCGCTGCGGCAGCTGAAAGTATCGCAAGACAACCTGAAGCGGCTTCAGAGATTACCGCTGCGGTTAACCTTCCACTTTTTCTTCTGGAAGGAGTAGCAATTATCGCGTTAGCGCTCACATTTGCCACGCTGTTTTTTAAGTAA
- the atpB gene encoding F0F1 ATP synthase subunit A, translating to MCLKRFLLDRFLKAHECGMKTTAGSENTSGSVMDQVGGYIIHHISNSDIHHPIIQLPTIFGIDFSVTKHVFMLWVVAAIVGMVVIIPVRTYLKRKDDVPTGLENVVEAVVMFLRDSVVKPNVGSKWVDTWAPIIFTYFFFILTANAIGLIPIFDTIGVVGRLVLNVSPHDDHSLINSLLHGGATATGNFVVTSALASITFVCIMIAGTRAHGFLQYWKNLVPHGLPLLVYIILIPIEIISMFVKPFALTMRLAANMMGGHIAILAILSFIPIFAEVFHSLGAGIGIAAFSVPIATGLTGLEIIVTLVQAYVFTLLSAVFIGMAINVHH from the coding sequence ATGTGCTTGAAGCGTTTTTTATTAGATCGGTTTTTAAAGGCTCACGAGTGCGGGATGAAAACAACAGCGGGAAGTGAAAATACCTCTGGGAGTGTGATGGATCAGGTGGGTGGGTACATTATCCATCATATTTCCAATTCTGATATTCACCATCCTATTATTCAACTCCCCACAATTTTTGGGATCGATTTTTCCGTAACTAAGCATGTGTTCATGCTATGGGTGGTCGCGGCCATTGTTGGTATGGTGGTTATAATTCCAGTACGAACCTACCTTAAAAGGAAAGACGATGTACCCACAGGGCTAGAGAATGTAGTTGAAGCGGTTGTCATGTTTCTTCGGGATTCTGTTGTTAAACCGAATGTGGGTTCGAAATGGGTGGACACTTGGGCACCTATAATTTTTACTTACTTCTTCTTTATACTCACAGCGAATGCCATTGGGCTCATCCCAATTTTTGACACCATAGGTGTTGTGGGACGATTAGTTTTAAATGTTTCTCCGCATGATGATCATTCTCTTATCAATTCGCTTCTGCATGGGGGAGCAACCGCCACAGGTAACTTTGTGGTCACTTCTGCCCTGGCTTCTATCACGTTCGTTTGTATTATGATTGCCGGCACAAGAGCTCACGGTTTTCTGCAGTATTGGAAGAACCTGGTCCCTCACGGACTTCCCTTGTTGGTTTATATTATCCTGATACCTATCGAAATCATCAGTATGTTTGTTAAGCCGTTCGCTCTTACGATGAGACTTGCAGCAAATATGATGGGTGGCCATATTGCAATATTGGCGATCTTATCTTTCATTCCCATCTTTGCTGAAGTTTTTCATAGTCTTGGTGCGGGTATTGGAATTGCTGCTTTTTCTGTACCCATTGCAACAGGTCTTACCGGCCTGGAAATCATTGTGACACTAGTTCAAGCTTATGTATTTACTTTACTGTCAGCCGTCTTCATCGGGATGGCCATTAATGTTCACCACTAA
- a CDS encoding AtpZ/AtpI family protein, which yields MSSNQKSENFTTSSFRWMSESLRQAGPYIGAVYVQAGAIILLGGVGYFVDRWRESFPLWFMIGIACGIVVGLYEMAKVIWRDK from the coding sequence TTGAGTTCCAATCAAAAAAGTGAAAACTTCACCACCAGTTCATTTCGGTGGATGTCGGAATCGTTGCGCCAGGCAGGTCCATACATCGGGGCGGTCTACGTTCAGGCGGGGGCCATCATTCTTCTGGGGGGTGTCGGTTATTTTGTTGACAGGTGGCGTGAATCTTTCCCTCTCTGGTTTATGATAGGGATTGCCTGTGGGATTGTGGTAGGTCTCTACGAGATGGCGAAAGTGATCTGGCGTGATAAGTGA
- a CDS encoding polymer-forming cytoskeletal protein, which produces MKRGNQKHVETMIGEDAVITGEIVLKGGAIISGKVMGSVKTSGIVRITRTGIVKGDMEAGEVMVGGTVHGNVQAGKVVLRGNSKVYGDIVYKQLVIEEGASFEGRCDIATNQQSLENAESQPEIPTVQEYPEKPDEESSV; this is translated from the coding sequence ATGAAAAGAGGTAATCAGAAGCACGTCGAAACAATGATTGGTGAAGATGCCGTTATCACCGGTGAGATTGTCCTGAAGGGTGGCGCCATCATCTCCGGGAAAGTCATGGGCAGTGTGAAAACATCCGGCATAGTCCGCATTACAAGAACCGGAATTGTTAAAGGTGACATGGAAGCGGGGGAGGTGATGGTAGGTGGCACCGTCCACGGCAACGTTCAGGCGGGGAAGGTTGTTCTGAGGGGCAATTCCAAAGTTTACGGGGATATTGTGTATAAACAGCTTGTGATTGAGGAGGGAGCCAGTTTCGAAGGTCGATGCGATATTGCCACAAACCAACAGTCGCTGGAGAATGCTGAATCTCAGCCTGAAATACCCACCGTCCAAGAGTATCCTGAAAAACCGGACGAAGAATCCTCTGTTTAA
- a CDS encoding ParB/RepB/Spo0J family partition protein, whose translation MIVATKRLGRGINALIRETTDESVRTDSIFHVPLNLVLPNPHQPRQKFDDKSLRELAESIREKGIIQPVTIRTRDKGYELIAGERRLRAAKLAGLTEVPAHVLEIEDDVEMVEMALIENIQRENLNVVEEAEAYAMLSKKYKLSHTAIAKAVGKSRANISNTMRLLKLPAEVIESLRKNEISAGHARALLRLKKTSQMLSLCKRVVERQESVRTVEELVAQMSDGKVPVKRRKKKLKLAKSADIRKLENDLISIFGTKVFIAPKRKGGTIEISYFSDDDLERLLELFSEIED comes from the coding sequence TTGATAGTGGCAACAAAAAGGCTAGGTAGAGGAATAAACGCACTTATTCGCGAGACGACGGATGAGTCGGTCCGGACTGATTCAATCTTCCATGTCCCTTTAAATCTTGTCTTACCGAATCCGCATCAGCCCCGGCAGAAATTTGATGATAAAAGCCTCAGAGAACTGGCAGAATCCATACGTGAAAAAGGGATAATACAGCCTGTCACCATTCGGACCCGGGATAAAGGTTATGAACTGATAGCAGGAGAGAGGCGTCTGCGGGCGGCGAAGCTTGCGGGTCTCACGGAAGTGCCGGCTCATGTTCTGGAGATCGAAGATGATGTTGAAATGGTGGAGATGGCGCTGATTGAAAACATCCAGCGGGAGAATCTCAATGTTGTGGAAGAGGCTGAAGCTTATGCCATGCTCAGCAAAAAGTATAAGCTGTCCCATACGGCAATTGCCAAGGCGGTAGGAAAAAGCCGTGCCAATATTTCAAATACTATGAGGCTGCTGAAACTGCCTGCTGAAGTGATTGAAAGCCTGCGGAAGAATGAAATCTCAGCCGGACATGCCCGCGCCCTGTTGAGACTGAAAAAGACCTCCCAAATGTTGTCTCTCTGTAAGCGGGTTGTGGAAAGGCAGGAATCTGTTCGTACCGTGGAAGAGCTTGTGGCGCAGATGAGCGACGGCAAGGTCCCCGTTAAAAGGCGGAAGAAAAAACTGAAGCTCGCCAAATCGGCGGACATCAGAAAACTAGAAAATGATCTGATCTCAATTTTCGGCACAAAGGTCTTCATTGCCCCTAAGCGAAAAGGGGGCACCATTGAAATCAGCTATTTTTCTGATGATGACCTAGAGCGACTCCTAGAACTTTTTTCAGAGATTGAAGACTAA
- a CDS encoding ParA family protein: protein MGKIIAFANQKGGVGKTTTAINVAASLAVSEFKTLLIDLDPQSNTTTGLSEMFSPNGSTIYDVLIREKPISKGIKKTALEYLDLVPSTHDLVGAEIELVGMMAREYRLRDCIKRQVKKYDYILLDCPPSLGLLTLNALSTADSVLIPIQCEYFALEGLSQLLQTIRLVQRHLNTKLDIEGVLITMYDGRLNLSKQVEKELREYFNGKTFKTVIRRNVRLSEAPSFGKPILLYEANSPGAQDYLTLVQEMLDSGNKKAR, encoded by the coding sequence ATGGGAAAGATAATTGCATTTGCCAATCAAAAGGGTGGTGTCGGCAAGACGACCACAGCCATCAATGTTGCGGCGAGTCTGGCTGTTTCTGAATTCAAAACACTCCTCATTGACCTTGACCCTCAGTCCAACACGACCACAGGTCTCTCTGAAATGTTTTCCCCCAATGGATCAACTATTTATGATGTCCTTATAAGGGAGAAGCCCATATCCAAGGGGATTAAGAAAACAGCTTTAGAATACCTCGATCTTGTACCCAGCACCCATGATCTCGTGGGTGCCGAGATAGAACTCGTGGGGATGATGGCGAGAGAGTACCGGCTCCGGGACTGTATTAAGAGACAGGTGAAGAAATACGATTACATCCTGCTGGACTGTCCACCATCGCTGGGACTGTTGACACTGAACGCGCTCTCCACCGCTGATTCTGTCCTCATCCCGATTCAGTGCGAATATTTTGCCCTCGAGGGATTGAGCCAACTGCTTCAGACCATCCGTCTCGTACAACGCCACCTGAACACTAAGCTCGATATTGAAGGTGTTCTCATTACCATGTATGACGGACGGCTGAACCTTTCGAAACAGGTTGAAAAAGAGTTGCGTGAATATTTCAACGGGAAAACGTTCAAGACCGTGATCAGACGAAATGTACGTCTCAGTGAAGCGCCCAGTTTCGGCAAGCCGATCTTATTGTACGAAGCCAATTCACCTGGTGCTCAGGATTACTTAACTTTGGTTCAGGAGATGCTTGATAGTGGCAACAAAAAGGCTAGGTAG
- a CDS encoding NAD-dependent epimerase/dehydratase family protein, whose amino-acid sequence MRKPVILITGANGEIGHGLIKAIAERNDFNIVAMDLDPLESDLKLMVQDAVTANILDTNMLERINAKYEISAIYHLAAILSSRAEFSPHIAHDVNVGGTLNLLKIAVEQASSQGKAVKFFFPSSIAVYGLGDADVKKNAGAITENEYCQPKTMYGCNKLYCEHLGRYFSKYYQRLSAVSPGGMIDFRTIRFPGLISADTVPSGGTSDYGPEMIHAVAQGEPYACFVRPDTTMPFMTMPDAISAMEKLMEADAQSLTRTVYHISSFSASAQDFADKISNLYEKGEISFKVSDKRQAIVDSWPSELDDTAARTDWGWEPEFDFDAAFDNYLVPEINKRYGE is encoded by the coding sequence GTGCGAAAACCTGTTATCCTCATTACCGGTGCCAACGGCGAAATCGGACACGGACTGATCAAAGCTATCGCTGAACGTAACGATTTCAACATTGTGGCGATGGACCTGGATCCGCTGGAAAGCGACCTAAAATTGATGGTTCAGGACGCCGTCACAGCAAACATATTGGATACTAATATGCTAGAACGAATCAACGCCAAATATGAGATATCAGCCATTTACCATTTGGCAGCAATCCTAAGCTCTCGAGCTGAATTTTCCCCCCACATCGCCCACGACGTAAATGTGGGAGGAACACTGAACTTACTCAAGATTGCTGTGGAACAGGCATCCAGTCAGGGGAAAGCTGTGAAATTTTTCTTTCCCAGCTCCATTGCCGTATATGGCCTTGGCGATGCTGACGTAAAAAAGAATGCCGGTGCCATTACTGAGAATGAATATTGCCAACCAAAAACAATGTACGGCTGCAATAAACTCTACTGTGAACATCTCGGAAGATACTTTTCCAAATATTATCAGCGCCTTTCTGCTGTTTCCCCCGGTGGCATGATCGATTTTAGGACTATTCGATTCCCCGGCCTCATCAGCGCGGATACGGTACCGTCCGGAGGCACAAGCGACTACGGACCGGAGATGATCCATGCGGTAGCACAGGGAGAGCCTTACGCCTGTTTTGTCCGGCCGGACACCACCATGCCGTTTATGACTATGCCCGACGCCATCTCCGCCATGGAGAAACTGATGGAAGCTGACGCCCAATCACTCACAAGAACAGTCTACCACATATCATCCTTTTCGGCCTCCGCTCAGGATTTTGCTGACAAGATTTCGAACCTTTACGAAAAAGGTGAAATCTCATTTAAGGTGAGCGATAAGCGCCAGGCTATTGTTGACAGCTGGCCTTCAGAACTGGATGACACAGCGGCACGAACAGACTGGGGTTGGGAGCCGGAGTTCGACTTTGACGCTGCTTTTGACAATTATCTCGTTCCGGAGATCAACAAAAGATACGGGGAATGA
- the kbl gene encoding glycine C-acetyltransferase: MDTIKLRLTDELKEIRDGGLFKSERVIQSQQSAKITVNDESVINFCANNYLGLANHPELIKAAQEGLEKWGFGLSSVRFICGTQTIHKELEKKIAQFLQMEDTILYTSCFDANGGLFETLLGPEDTVISDQLNHASIIDGVRLCKAERFRYANNDMDELESILKKTQNHRTRLITTDGVFSMDGFVAKLDGICDLAEKHNALVHVDDSHATGFFGPTGRGSIEHRNVMGRVDIVTSTMGKALGGASGGFTSGRQEIVDILRQRSRPYLFSNTVAPAIICATIACLDMLSRTTELRDRLEINTLEFRERMTESGFDIKRGVHPIVPIMLGDAKLAQEMAADLLEKGIYVIGFSYPVVPNGAARIRVQISAAHTKKHLDQAINAFIAVAKQHEVL, translated from the coding sequence ATGGATACGATTAAGTTGAGACTAACAGATGAATTGAAGGAAATTCGTGATGGGGGTCTGTTCAAGTCGGAGAGGGTGATTCAATCCCAGCAGAGTGCCAAGATCACGGTCAATGATGAATCGGTCATCAATTTCTGTGCGAACAACTATCTCGGCCTGGCAAACCATCCGGAGCTCATCAAAGCTGCCCAGGAAGGTCTAGAAAAATGGGGTTTCGGGCTCAGTTCTGTCAGGTTCATCTGCGGCACTCAGACTATTCACAAAGAACTTGAAAAGAAGATTGCACAGTTTCTCCAGATGGAAGACACGATCCTATACACTTCCTGCTTTGATGCCAACGGTGGCCTTTTTGAAACCCTTCTCGGCCCTGAGGACACTGTCATCTCAGATCAGTTGAATCACGCTTCCATCATTGACGGAGTCCGGCTCTGCAAAGCAGAACGTTTCCGCTATGCCAACAACGATATGGATGAACTGGAATCGATACTGAAAAAGACGCAAAACCACCGGACGCGCCTTATCACAACAGACGGCGTCTTCTCCATGGACGGGTTTGTTGCAAAACTTGACGGGATCTGCGATCTGGCCGAGAAGCATAATGCTCTAGTTCATGTAGATGACTCCCACGCCACCGGATTTTTCGGCCCTACCGGCCGCGGTTCCATTGAGCACAGAAATGTCATGGGCCGAGTGGATATCGTCACATCCACCATGGGCAAAGCGCTGGGCGGTGCCAGCGGTGGGTTTACCTCCGGAAGACAGGAAATAGTGGATATCCTGCGGCAGCGGTCGCGGCCCTATCTGTTCAGCAATACGGTTGCGCCAGCCATCATATGCGCCACCATCGCCTGTCTCGATATGCTTTCTCGAACTACCGAGTTGAGAGATAGATTGGAAATTAACACACTTGAATTCCGGGAACGGATGACCGAATCGGGATTTGACATCAAGCGTGGCGTCCACCCCATTGTCCCCATCATGTTGGGTGATGCAAAACTGGCCCAGGAAATGGCGGCGGATCTGCTTGAGAAAGGTATTTATGTCATAGGGTTCTCTTATCCTGTGGTTCCAAATGGCGCGGCTAGAATTCGGGTACAGATCAGTGCTGCGCACACAAAAAAACATTTAGACCAGGCCATTAATGCTTTCATCGCTGTAGCGAAACAGCACGAGGTTCTTTAA